In Arcobacter sp. CECT 8983, the DNA window ACAACTATTTGGTCTTTTACTTATGCTTTATTACAAGAGAAAACTGATAATAAATACCTAGGAAGAGTTATTTCATATAATGATATGATTTTTATGTTAACAACAGTTTTAACTACAATCTTTATTGGAATAATGGCAGAGTTAGTGTCATTAAAATTAATTACTTTAACTTTAGGGGTATTATTTTTTCTTGTAGCAATATATTACAAATGGCTAAAGTCAAGAATTTAAGTTAAATTTCTAAAAATTACAAAAAAATTACATAAAATAAATAATAAAAAATTAGCTCTTTATTATTATAAGACGAACTTATGTCTTGTTTAAACAAATCCCTATATAAACTTGTTTATAGAACTTTATTAATATAAAAATAAATAATATTCATACAGAAAAACATAAAAAAACTTAATAAAAAATGAATGATCATTCAAAAACTTGATTAATGTCAATTTTAATATAAAAAACTAATTGTATAATTTCAAAGTAAATAAAGGATAGGTAATGGAGAAGAATAAAAAAATTGTAGTTTATGGTTCAATTTTAAGTTTTCTAATTGCTTCAGCTCTTTTTGTTTACACAGTTTATGCGTCAAATATGTTGTCATATTTGTCAAGTGATCCAAAAGCCTGTATTAATTGTCATACTATGAATTCAGCGTATGCAACATGGGAAAAAAGTTCACATAAAAATGTGGCAGGGTGTGTTGATTGCCATCTACCTGTAGGCGATGTTGTTGCAAAATACAAAGCAAAAGCTATAGATGGGTGGAATCACTCTGTTGCATTCACTCTTAACACTTATAAGAATAATATTCATATAAGTGATGATGGAGCAAGCCGTGTGCAAGCAAACTGTGTTAGATGTCATGCAAGTGAAAATGCTACACTTAAAATGAACGCTGACAAATATCACAGTGAAGAGGTTGGAAGTCTTGAGAATGGTCGTAAATGTTGGGAGTGTCACAAATTTGTGCCACACGGAAAAGTTAGAAGTTTGATATCAACACCATATAATCTTGGTGTTAAAGCAAAAGAATAGTAGAGGTTGGTTGTTATGAAAAAATACAAAATATTACTGGTAGTAAGTGTAGTTGCAATTGGATTAATGATTGCTCTTTTAACTTCTATTACTGAGAAGAAAGAAGAACAAGTTAAATTAAATGAGGTTCCTAAAATAGATAGATGGGAAACAAAAAACGAAGAGTTTAAGAAATATTATCCAAGACAGTTTGATTCTTGGAAACAAACTAAAAACTCTGATGAAATTCATGATATGTTAAAAGATTATCCTGAATTAGTTGTATTATGGGCAGGTTATGGATTTGCAAAAGATTATAATGCACCAAGAGGACACTTCTATGCAATAGAAGATAATAGAAATACATTAAGAACTGGTGGTCCAGTTGATGAGAAAACAGGTCCTATGCCAACTGCATGTTGGACATGTAAATCTCCTGATGTTCCTAGAATAATGAATAAAGATGGTGACATGGAATACTTTACTGGTAAATGGGCTAAATATGGTTCAGATATCATTAATCCAATTGGTTGTGTAGATTGTCATAATCCAGAAACAATGGAACTTCAAGTAAATAGAAAATATTTAGATGAGGGATTAAAAGCAGCAGGTGAAAAATCATTAGCCGAAGCTACTCAACAAGATATGAGAACTATGGTTTGTGCTCAATGTCACGTAGAGTATTATTTTGCAAAAACACCATTAGAAAATGGTAAAAAAGCAGCAGTTGTAACTTTACCATGGGCTGAGGGTACACTTGTAGAAGAGATGGAAAAATATTATGACAATATGGAGTTTAAAGATTGGACACATAAAATTTCTAAAACACCTATGTTAAAAGCACAACACCCAGGTTGGGAAATGTGGAAAACTGGTGCACATGGAAGAAACAATGTATCTTGTGCAGATTGTCATATGCCATATGTTCAAGAAGGTGGTATTAAATATACAAGTCATAATATCGGAAATCCATTAGAAAATATGGATAAATCTTGTATGAATTGTCATAGAGTAAGTGAAAAATCATTACTTGCTAATATTAATGCTAAAAGAGAAAGAAAAAATGAGCTTCATAAAAAAGCTATGAAAGCTATTGCAGCTGCTCACTTAGAAGCAGGGAAAGCTTGGGAATTAGGTGCTACTAAAGAAGAAATGGCTCCTATCTTAAAAGATATTAGACATGCTCAATGGAGATGGGATTATGCTGTAGCTTCTCATCCAGCATTCTTCCACGCACCAGAAGAGACTTTAAGAGTTCTTGGTACTGCATTAGGAAAAGCTGGTGATGCAAGAATCAAATTAGCAAAAGTGTTAGCTAAATATGGTGCAGCTGATTATAAAGCTCCTGAGATTAAAGATAAAAAACAAGCTCAAGAGATTATTGGATTACCTTTTGAAAAATTAATTGATGAAAAAATGAAATTTAGAAATGGGTTAATGCAAGAATGGAAAAAAGAAGCAGAGAAAAAAGGTATTTATAATCCTGAATCAACTAAAGGTATAGAAGATAAAACTTCTTATAACTAAAATATAAAATAAAGAGAACTTCTGTTCTCTTTATTTCTATTGGTACTTGTAAGTAACATCAATGACTTTCATTGCAAAATCTCCTTTCATAAATAAATCTTGATGTTACTTACATGTGCTAATACAAAAAAACAAGGCAGTTTATTATGTTAAAAAAACTTAAATCTATATTTTCAATGCCAATTGTTGTTGTACTTTTACTATTTTTTGGACTTTCTTGTGCACTTGCCACATTTATTGAAAATGATTTTGGACCAATGGGAGCAAGATCTTTTATTTATGGTCAAACATGGTTTGAACTTTTAATGCTTTTATTAACAATTGCAGTAATAGTAAATATTTTTGTTTTTAAAATGTATAAAAAAGATAAATTCTTTTTATTTATGATTCATATTTCATTAGTATTTATTTTTGTTGGTTCTGCAATGACAAGATATATGGGCTATGAAGCAAATATTACTATATACGAAGGACGAATGGAAAACAAAATGTACTCTAGTGATGAGTATATAAAAGTCTATAAAAATGATAAATTAGTGTATGATAAAAAAGTTTTAATGACAAAACTAGCTCAAGATAACTTTTCATATAGTACAAATATAAAAGATAAAGATATAGAAATAAAACTAAATAGTTTTATTGATAATGCCGTTGAAAGAATTGTTCCAAGCGAAAATGGAAAACCTATGATTAATATTATTGTAAAAGGTTTTAAAGAAGCTAAAAGCATTGATTTAAGTGATAAGCAGACAAAAAAAACTACAAAGTTTTTAGACTTCTCTTTAAATAGTGATAAAAAGAGCAATAAAGCCTATGTTAATTTTGAAACAAATGGAAATAAGATTTTATATAATTCAAATCTTGAAACAACTCTTTTTACAAAAGATTACTCTTCAACTAAAACAATAAAAGCAAATCAAAAAGAGCAGTTACTAACTGATGTTATTTATAAAGTAGGGCAAACCCAATTTATAATAAATGAAGCTTCATTAAAAGGCGAAGTAAAAACTGTACATGGAAGTGAAGAAATTCCTGAAAACAAAAGATTATCTGCGGTTATTTTAGACTTGTTTATTGATGGTAAAAAACAAGAAATTTCACTATTTGGGAAAAATGGATTTACTGGCTTTAAAAGAAATATTGATATTGAAGGAGAAAACTTAACTTTACAATGGGGTACAAAGCAGATGAAACTTCCTTTTTCTATTTTATTAAATGACTTTAGACTTCATAGATATCCAGGTTCTAATGCTCCTTCTGCTTATGAGAGTGATATTAAAATTTATGACACAGAAAATAAAAATACATTAGAGTACACAATTTATATGAATAATACTTTAGATTACAATGGATATAGACTATTTCAGTCATCTTACACAGAAAATGAAGATGGAACAATACTTTTAGTAAATAAAGACCCAGGTAAAGTTCCTACTTATATAGGGTAT includes these proteins:
- the nrfH gene encoding cytochrome c nitrite reductase small subunit; the protein is MEKNKKIVVYGSILSFLIASALFVYTVYASNMLSYLSSDPKACINCHTMNSAYATWEKSSHKNVAGCVDCHLPVGDVVAKYKAKAIDGWNHSVAFTLNTYKNNIHISDDGASRVQANCVRCHASENATLKMNADKYHSEEVGSLENGRKCWECHKFVPHGKVRSLISTPYNLGVKAKE
- the nrfA gene encoding ammonia-forming cytochrome c nitrite reductase — translated: MKKYKILLVVSVVAIGLMIALLTSITEKKEEQVKLNEVPKIDRWETKNEEFKKYYPRQFDSWKQTKNSDEIHDMLKDYPELVVLWAGYGFAKDYNAPRGHFYAIEDNRNTLRTGGPVDEKTGPMPTACWTCKSPDVPRIMNKDGDMEYFTGKWAKYGSDIINPIGCVDCHNPETMELQVNRKYLDEGLKAAGEKSLAEATQQDMRTMVCAQCHVEYYFAKTPLENGKKAAVVTLPWAEGTLVEEMEKYYDNMEFKDWTHKISKTPMLKAQHPGWEMWKTGAHGRNNVSCADCHMPYVQEGGIKYTSHNIGNPLENMDKSCMNCHRVSEKSLLANINAKRERKNELHKKAMKAIAAAHLEAGKAWELGATKEEMAPILKDIRHAQWRWDYAVASHPAFFHAPEETLRVLGTALGKAGDARIKLAKVLAKYGAADYKAPEIKDKKQAQEIIGLPFEKLIDEKMKFRNGLMQEWKKEAEKKGIYNPESTKGIEDKTSYN